In the genome of Mucilaginibacter sp. 14171R-50, the window TTGCTGCCTTCTTTATAAGCTTCGGTATGAGTTTCGGTCATGTCGCCCATTACTGCCTTACGCGCAAAATCAGGATCCATTTTCTCTTTAAAGTCGTTTTCGTAAATAGAGTAAACTACTTTAGAATTTTTAAACGTAGGGTCGTCTTTATATGTTGTTTTTAAATAAGCAGGTACCAACGCGCTCATCCAGCCATGGCAATGTATTACATCAGGCGCCCAGCCAAGTTTTTTTACCGTTTCTAAGGCCCCTTTGCAAAAGAATATCATGCGTTCGTCGTTATCGGCATAAAATTTACCGTCTTTATCGTTAAACACATGCTTGCGCTGAAAATATTCTTCATTATCTAAAAAGTATACCTGCATACGTGCTGCCGGTATCGAAGCCACCTTAATAATCAGCGGATTGTCGTTGTCATTAATAACGATATTCATCCCCGATAAGCGGATAACTTCATGTAAGCGGTTCCTGCGCTCATTAATATTCCCGAAACGCGGCATCAAAATGCGTATTTCAAAACCTTTTTCCTGCATGGCTTGCGGAAGCTGGCGTGTTATTTCGGCAATTTTTGTGAGTTCAAGGAAAGGAGACATTTCATGAGTTATGAACAAAAGCTTAGATTTACCCATCACTAATCAGTATTAATAAATGTAAAGAAGTCAAAAAATTTGAGTTTGCAAATATAAGCATTATTATATAAACTGGCAACCACTTATGCAAGCGGGTTTGGTAGTATTTAACTATTTGTACACCTTTACCAAATTTTTGCAACCTTATTTTAACTTGAAAACATTTACCACCCGCCGGGATATCCGGGAATATTTAACATCTCAGGGCGCCGCAACTATAGGCTTTGTTCCAACCATGGGCGCTTTGCATAATGGCCATTTATCGTTAATAGCACGGGCCAGGCAGGGCAATGATATAACCGTTTGCAGCATTTTTGTAAACCCCACGCAGTTTAACGACCCCAAGGACCTGAAGAATTACCCGCGCACGATAGCCGAGGACATGGCTAAATTAGAGCAGGCCGGCTGCGATGTTTTATTTAACCCCCCGGTTACCGAGATTTATGACGATAATGAGCAATGGCATTTAAACATTGGCCCGCTTGAGCATTTGCTGGAAGGCGAATTCAGGGCCGGCCATTACCAGGGAGTAACGCAGGTGGTATATAAACTGCTGGATATTGTTAAGCCCGATAACCTTTACATGGGGCAAAAAGATTACCAACAGTTTTTAGTGGTAAGCCGCATGGTAAACCTGATGGGCCTACCTGTAAAAATGGTAATGTGCCCAATTGAGCGGGAAATCGACGGATTGGCCATGAGCTCGCGCAACATCCATTTAACACCGGCAGAGCGGCAGCATGCCCGGGTGTTATTTAAAACATTAAACTGGGTTAAAGCTAATTTCAATATCGATAATCTACCGGCACTTCAAAAGGATGCTATGGCAAAATTAGCCTCCGAAGAAGGGGTGCAGCCTGAATACTTCAGTATTGTTGACGGTAAAACCCTGTTACCCGCCAATGCCAATAGCGAAACAATTGTAGCCCTCACTGCGGCCAGGGTTGGCAACACCAGGCTTATAGATAACGTGTTGATAAAGTAGTATATAGTAATGATGATAGATCATAGTACCGTCATACATATATTACAAATGAAAAACATTACCATGGGCTATCATCTATGAACCATCAACCAATTATTCCTACCTTTGCGCCATGATCATTGAGGTATTAAAATCAAAGCTTCATCGCGTTAGGGTAACACAGGCCGAACTGAACTATGTTGGCAGTATAACCATTGATGAGGATCTTATCGAAGCTGCAAATATTATCCCTAACGAGAAAGTACAAATTGTTAATAATAATAACGGCGCACGCTTTGAAACCTACGTTATAAAAGGCGAACGCGGCAGTGGTACGATATGCCTTAACGGCGCAACCGCCAGGCTTGCCCAGGTTGGCGATGTTGTTATCATTATGTCGTACGCTTATATGGAGGCAGAAGAGGCGCGTAATTACGAGCCTATATTGGTGTTTCCGGATGCTAATAATAAATTATTGAAGTAAATTAGCAGCAGCCTAAACCGCTACTATTTAATGAAATTACTTTTTACGTTATCCTTTGTATTCCTGTTCTTTTCATCCGGCTTTTCACAAGTTGTTTTTTATCTGAAAAAAAATGGCAAGTATACAAATCAGCCTGATAGTGCCGATTATACCCGGGTTATAGATCAACCCGACTCCGGATCGGTACTTTTTAATGTGACGGAATTTTACAAAAACGGCAAGCGTAAGCTGGTTGGGAAGTCAGCGGTTGCGGATCCTCCAATTTATGAAATGCAGCAAATCACCTACTATGAATCGGGCAACAGGCAAAATCTGTCAAGTTTTGTTAAGGGCAAAAAGGTTGGTAACAGTTACGAATATTACCCTAACGGCCAATTATACCGCGCTATAAAATACCCGGATGCGCCGGGGCAAAAATCAATCGACCCGGGGTATGATATTATTACCAGTTTCGATTCACTGGGAGTTGCCTATGTAAAAGACGGGGAGGGTAATTATAAAGGTTACAGCGATGATTTCAAATCCGTTACAGAAACCGGCCAGATTCATAATGGAAAAAAAGATGGCGTATGGACAGGCGAAAATAAAGGGATACACTCAACCTTTACCGAAAAGTATAATAATGGCGAGCTAATTGAAGGAGTATCCGTTAATGATAAAAATGAAACCTTTAAATATACCGGCACGCGTGGCACTCCGCCCACTTTTAAAGGAGGTTCTGCAGCTTTTGGTAGATATCTTGGCAATAGTATCGTTTACCCCGCGTATGCCCGTCAGAATATTATTGAGGGTAGGGTGATATTGACTTTTGTGGTTGAAAAAGACGGTGAGATAAACGATATTAAAGTAGTAAAATCTGTAGATCCGGTTCTTGATGACGAAGCGGTTAGAGTTTTAGGCCAATCACCAAAATGGCTTCCGGGCACTATAATGGGGCAGCAAGTACGAGTTGTCTACAGTATCCCGATAAATTTCGCTCTTAAATAATCATCCTTCCATAATATCACATTAAATTACAAAATTTAAATACCCAAATCGTTGCAAATTACTATCTTTGCACCCCGATGCTGAGTCGGGAAAATACTTCACAACCTCAGCGCATAGAACTTATTGTTTAAATGGCAAACGCCCGTTTTTAACTTTTTGACTTAAAAAAGCCCTATGCCCAAAGATACATCCATCAAATCCGTTTTAATTATTGGTTCAGGTCCTATCATTATAGGCCAGGC includes:
- the panC gene encoding pantoate--beta-alanine ligase — translated: MKTFTTRRDIREYLTSQGAATIGFVPTMGALHNGHLSLIARARQGNDITVCSIFVNPTQFNDPKDLKNYPRTIAEDMAKLEQAGCDVLFNPPVTEIYDDNEQWHLNIGPLEHLLEGEFRAGHYQGVTQVVYKLLDIVKPDNLYMGQKDYQQFLVVSRMVNLMGLPVKMVMCPIEREIDGLAMSSRNIHLTPAERQHARVLFKTLNWVKANFNIDNLPALQKDAMAKLASEEGVQPEYFSIVDGKTLLPANANSETIVALTAARVGNTRLIDNVLIK
- a CDS encoding glycogen/starch synthase; the protein is MGKSKLLFITHEMSPFLELTKIAEITRQLPQAMQEKGFEIRILMPRFGNINERRNRLHEVIRLSGMNIVINDNDNPLIIKVASIPAARMQVYFLDNEEYFQRKHVFNDKDGKFYADNDERMIFFCKGALETVKKLGWAPDVIHCHGWMSALVPAYLKTTYKDDPTFKNSKVVYSIYENDFKEKMDPDFARKAVMGDMTETHTEAYKEGSNTAMYAGAIQYSDGIVLGSADIDADVLNNVKNSNKSVLEYVSTSDFENYYNFYEEITSDQLVDVA
- a CDS encoding energy transducer TonB, with product MKLLFTLSFVFLFFSSGFSQVVFYLKKNGKYTNQPDSADYTRVIDQPDSGSVLFNVTEFYKNGKRKLVGKSAVADPPIYEMQQITYYESGNRQNLSSFVKGKKVGNSYEYYPNGQLYRAIKYPDAPGQKSIDPGYDIITSFDSLGVAYVKDGEGNYKGYSDDFKSVTETGQIHNGKKDGVWTGENKGIHSTFTEKYNNGELIEGVSVNDKNETFKYTGTRGTPPTFKGGSAAFGRYLGNSIVYPAYARQNIIEGRVILTFVVEKDGEINDIKVVKSVDPVLDDEAVRVLGQSPKWLPGTIMGQQVRVVYSIPINFALK
- the panD gene encoding aspartate 1-decarboxylase, whose protein sequence is MIIEVLKSKLHRVRVTQAELNYVGSITIDEDLIEAANIIPNEKVQIVNNNNGARFETYVIKGERGSGTICLNGATARLAQVGDVVIIMSYAYMEAEEARNYEPILVFPDANNKLLK